GAGCATCGCCGTGGTTTCCACCTTCTCCTGCTTGGTTGGCTGGCCTTGTGCAGCCAGCCAGGCCATGCGCACCTCATAAACCAGCACCTGTACCGCAGTCGCCAGGTTCAGCGAGCTGAACTCGGGATTGGCCGGGATATGCACATGGAATTGACATCGCTGCAATTCCTCATTGGTCAAACCTGCGTATTCGCGACCGAAAACCAGAGCGACCTCCCCACCCTGCGCCACATGTTGCAGGCTGGTAGTAGCGCACTCGCGAGGATCGAGCAGAGGCCAGGGAATGCGACGATCACGCGCACTGGTACCGAGCACCAGGCTACAACCGGCGAGCGCCTCCTCCAGGGTCGGTACGACCACGGCGGCATCGAGGATGTCATCGGCACCGGAAGCCCGCGCGCGCGCTTCGCCACTGGGGAAATCCATCGGATCGACCAGCACCAGGCGCGACAGGCCCATGTTCTTCATCGCACGGGCCGCGCCGCCGATATTGCCGGGATGGCTGGTATTGACCAGCACCACGCGAATTCTGTCGAGCAACGCCAGCGACTCCACACTTAAAGCGAAAGGGAGGGAATCCTACCGCAGCGGTGGGTCTTGCGCCACGCAGCCGACAGGTCACTCTATGACCATCGCAGTTTTCTGCTAGAATGGCCGGCTTTCTTTAACGACCCAGGTGACCTCTCCATGCAGCCTATGCTGAATATCGCCCTGCGCGCCGCTCGCAGCGCCGGTGAACTGATCTTCCGCTCCATCGAACGCCTGGACACCCTCTCGGTCAACGAGAAAGAGGCCAAGGACTACGTCACCGAGGTCGACCGCGCCGCCGAGCTCTCCATCGTCACCGCACTGCGCAAGGCCTACCCGAACCACGGAATCATGGGCGAAGAAGGCGGCATGCTGGAAGGTAGCGGCGAAGGCGCCGATTACCTGTGGATCATCGATCCGCTGGACGGCACCACCAACTTCATCCACGGCGTCCCGCACTTCGCTATCAGCATTGCCTGCAAATACCGCGGCCGACTCGAACACGCCGTTGTGCTCGATCCGATTCGCCAGGAAGAATTCACCGCCAGCCGTGGCCGCGGCGCAGCCCTGAACGGCCGCCGCCTG
The Pseudomonas triclosanedens DNA segment above includes these coding regions:
- the suhB gene encoding type III secretion system regulator SuhB, whose protein sequence is MQPMLNIALRAARSAGELIFRSIERLDTLSVNEKEAKDYVTEVDRAAELSIVTALRKAYPNHGIMGEEGGMLEGSGEGADYLWIIDPLDGTTNFIHGVPHFAISIACKYRGRLEHAVVLDPIRQEEFTASRGRGAALNGRRLRVSNRKSLEGALLGTGFPFRDSQLDNLDAYLGMFRSLVGQTAGIRRAGAASLDLAYVAAGRYDAFWEFGLSEWDMAAGALLIQEAGGLVSDFTGGHEFLEKGHIVAGNTKCFKALLTSIQPHLPPSLKR
- the trmJ gene encoding tRNA (cytosine(32)/uridine(32)-2'-O)-methyltransferase TrmJ; its protein translation is MLDRIRVVLVNTSHPGNIGGAARAMKNMGLSRLVLVDPMDFPSGEARARASGADDILDAAVVVPTLEEALAGCSLVLGTSARDRRIPWPLLDPRECATTSLQHVAQGGEVALVFGREYAGLTNEELQRCQFHVHIPANPEFSSLNLATAVQVLVYEVRMAWLAAQGQPTKQEKVETTAMLNSLPVTADELERFYSHLESTLVDIAFLDPQKPRHLMSRLRRLYGRSGISKLEMNILRGILTETQKAARGELSKRSDQDV